One Hyphomicrobiales bacterium genomic window carries:
- the lnt gene encoding apolipoprotein N-acyltransferase, translating into MNALQAICHSIVLLSGWRVLALCFVLGAITAAGLAPLHLTPVLWVIFPLFVFTLDGAVPNAEKRGLSKFMPAFWRGYWFGFGYFIAGLWWLGSAFLVDADMFAWLLPLAVIGLPLCLAIFFGLAALVARVFWTGGARRIFALAASFAAFEWLRGTILSGFPWNTLGVLLAPNDVMMQGVAIFGLYTYGFFAVLIFSSPALLLGDASVNKSKGRIFLLIICLAIGLGAYGLLRLSAADEAHVAGVQLRIIQPNISQKDKFKPEKSGEILERYISMSTRSTNPDDLGLLSTTHLIWPESAFPFLLTEQPDAISQIANMLPVGTTLLTGAARATPRTAGNQRRAFYNSLYVINHDGEIRDAYDKMHLVPFGEYLPFEEHLKNFGLSSLVQVPGGFSPGAHRRILETGNAPPFIPLICYEVLFPGQVSAKHNTQSAEWILNVTNDAWFGITSGPYQHFHQTRLRAVEEGLPVIRAANNGISAVIDGYGRVEQSLKLGQSGIINSKIPVKVVLPVEYDIKTFIFWALIIFSIFAAARGILAKHS; encoded by the coding sequence GTGAACGCATTGCAAGCAATTTGTCATTCCATCGTTTTACTGTCTGGTTGGCGTGTCTTGGCTCTATGCTTCGTGCTTGGTGCTATAACAGCGGCTGGCCTCGCGCCATTGCATCTTACCCCTGTTCTGTGGGTTATATTTCCCCTCTTCGTCTTCACACTTGATGGCGCAGTGCCGAATGCGGAAAAACGGGGCTTGTCAAAATTTATGCCAGCTTTTTGGCGTGGCTATTGGTTTGGCTTTGGGTATTTTATTGCCGGATTATGGTGGTTAGGTTCTGCTTTTCTGGTTGATGCGGATATGTTCGCCTGGCTTTTGCCGCTTGCCGTCATTGGTCTTCCACTTTGCTTGGCCATTTTTTTTGGGTTGGCAGCTCTTGTCGCTCGGGTATTTTGGACTGGGGGGGCTAGGCGCATTTTTGCTCTTGCCGCCAGTTTTGCGGCCTTCGAATGGTTGCGCGGAACAATATTATCGGGGTTTCCATGGAACACGCTGGGCGTACTTTTGGCGCCCAATGATGTGATGATGCAAGGCGTTGCGATTTTTGGACTTTATACCTATGGATTTTTCGCGGTTTTGATTTTCTCCAGCCCAGCCCTTCTTCTAGGTGATGCATCTGTTAATAAATCCAAAGGACGAATTTTTCTGCTGATCATATGTCTCGCCATTGGTCTTGGAGCATATGGTTTGTTGCGCCTTTCTGCAGCTGATGAGGCGCATGTGGCTGGAGTGCAGCTTCGAATCATACAGCCGAACATATCTCAAAAAGATAAATTCAAACCTGAAAAATCGGGTGAAATACTGGAGCGGTACATTTCGATGTCCACCAGAAGTACAAACCCCGACGATTTGGGGCTATTATCCACAACTCATTTAATTTGGCCGGAATCCGCTTTCCCTTTTTTATTGACGGAGCAACCAGACGCCATTTCGCAAATTGCTAATATGCTCCCTGTTGGGACAACACTTTTAACGGGTGCTGCTCGTGCGACCCCGCGCACTGCGGGTAATCAGAGACGAGCATTCTATAATTCATTGTATGTTATTAATCATGACGGCGAAATAAGAGATGCCTATGACAAAATGCATCTTGTTCCGTTTGGCGAATATCTTCCATTTGAAGAACATCTCAAGAATTTTGGCCTATCGTCTTTGGTGCAAGTACCGGGTGGGTTTTCGCCAGGAGCGCACAGGCGAATTCTTGAAACAGGTAATGCTCCGCCTTTTATACCTTTGATTTGTTACGAAGTACTTTTCCCTGGTCAAGTATCGGCCAAGCATAATACACAAAGTGCTGAATGGATTTTGAATGTTACTAATGATGCATGGTTCGGCATTACATCTGGCCCGTACCAGCATTTTCATCAAACTCGCTTACGGGCTGTTGAAGAAGGTTTGCCTGTTATCAGAGCCGCAAATAATGGAATTTCAGCTGTGATCGATGGCTATGGGAGGGTGGAACAAAGCTTGAAGCTTGGCCAATCTGGTATTATTAATTCAAAAATACCCGTAAAAGTTGTATTGCCGGTTGAGTATGATATAAAGACATTTATTTTCTGGGCGTTAATAATATTCTCTATTTTTGCCGCAGCTAGAGGTATTCTAGCAAAACATTCATAG
- a CDS encoding hemolysin family protein, whose protein sequence is MTLKAPSSDASVVAKDDQPGDDEPGSENADQLDENDLSDKPAKLSLFERIKNMLPFRKNMSLRRDLEVVLGQEDDDLTFSPEERSMLSNILSLREVRADDVMLPRADIDAVDVTITLGELIFQFEESRHSRMPVYREMLDDPIGMVHVKDLMAYMMDKAEKNPNDGAKQRRNDVVDYDLSNINLSQTLEESEILRPVLFVPPSMPAFDIFARMQASRSQMAIVVDEYGGTDGLVSMEDVVEAIVGDIEDEHDDEIGPLITKEADNRWSADARTPLGDVAQALDITLDIDVDDDDVDTIGGLLFTELGRVPVRGEVVRALGAFDFEIIEADPRRIRKVRIVASKPTSKRRRKRSTDTSDVTGVSTTKKSKT, encoded by the coding sequence ATGACCTTGAAGGCGCCTTCCTCTGATGCGTCAGTTGTAGCGAAAGACGACCAACCTGGAGACGATGAACCCGGGTCTGAAAATGCTGACCAACTTGACGAGAATGATTTAAGCGATAAACCCGCCAAACTGAGTCTATTCGAACGCATTAAAAATATGCTGCCGTTTCGCAAAAATATGTCTTTAAGACGTGACCTAGAGGTTGTGCTTGGCCAAGAGGACGATGACTTAACGTTCAGCCCTGAAGAGCGCTCGATGTTAAGCAATATCTTGTCTTTGCGTGAAGTGCGTGCTGATGACGTTATGCTCCCTCGAGCAGATATCGACGCGGTGGATGTGACAATCACCCTAGGTGAACTTATTTTCCAGTTTGAAGAATCACGCCATTCACGCATGCCAGTTTATCGCGAAATGTTAGATGATCCAATCGGCATGGTTCACGTCAAGGATTTGATGGCTTACATGATGGATAAAGCTGAAAAAAACCCCAATGATGGTGCGAAGCAACGGCGCAATGATGTCGTAGATTATGATCTAAGCAACATCAATTTGAGCCAGACGCTGGAAGAATCAGAAATTTTAAGGCCGGTCCTCTTCGTGCCACCTTCTATGCCTGCCTTTGATATTTTTGCCAGAATGCAGGCCAGTCGGTCACAAATGGCGATCGTGGTGGATGAATATGGGGGCACCGATGGCCTTGTGTCCATGGAAGATGTGGTCGAGGCTATTGTTGGTGATATTGAAGACGAGCATGACGATGAAATCGGCCCTCTCATCACTAAGGAAGCTGATAATCGGTGGAGTGCAGATGCACGAACCCCACTAGGGGATGTTGCGCAAGCTCTTGATATTACTCTTGATATCGACGTTGATGATGATGATGTCGATACAATCGGCGGTCTTTTATTTACTGAACTTGGTCGCGTGCCGGTGCGCGGTGAAGTGGTGCGCGCCTTGGGAGCATTCGATTTTGAAATCATTGAAGCTGATCCGCGCCGCATTCGCAAAGTGCGCATCGTTGCAAGTAAGCCGACGAGTAAGCGTCGCCGGAAACGTTCAACTGATACATCAGATGTGACTGGTGTCTCTACAACAAAGAAGTCTAAAACGTGA
- the ybeY gene encoding rRNA maturation RNase YbeY: MMAPEPNSCTDKVRVELDFRIEAGNWPALEILESMIDSTFATLMDNRSFCQVCKVMDGSEVSLLFTDDSHITRINGEFRGQEKPTNVLSFPQQEADCDVFGPYLGDIVLAFETIFREADLEKKDFNHHLQHLMVHGFLHLVGYDHETDDEAAVMESLEIDILRDLNIDDPYKDMTDK; the protein is encoded by the coding sequence ATGATGGCGCCTGAGCCAAACTCTTGCACTGATAAAGTGAGGGTCGAACTGGATTTTAGGATTGAGGCAGGCAATTGGCCAGCGCTTGAGATCTTGGAATCCATGATTGACAGCACATTTGCCACTCTTATGGATAATCGATCTTTTTGTCAGGTTTGTAAGGTTATGGATGGCTCAGAAGTTAGTCTTCTTTTTACAGACGACAGCCACATAACTCGGATTAATGGCGAGTTTAGGGGGCAAGAAAAGCCAACAAATGTGTTGTCTTTTCCTCAGCAAGAAGCGGATTGTGATGTTTTTGGACCCTATCTTGGTGATATTGTGCTTGCATTTGAGACCATTTTCCGCGAAGCCGACCTTGAGAAAAAAGACTTTAATCACCATCTTCAACACTTAATGGTTCATGGCTTTTTGCATCTTGTTGGATATGATCATGAAACGGATGATGAAGCTGCGGTGATGGAAAGCTTGGAAATAGATATTTTGCGTGATCTAAATATTGATGATCCGTATAAGGATATGACAGATAAATGA
- a CDS encoding PhoH family protein: MKTELERIERIIAFEDNRLASDLFGQYDQNLALIEQSIGVEAIRRGNQVTLRGYEDACDRAHRTLEILYEQLNLGRPIDNGEIAGIVRMVEAEKSQLVLPTMEKQAKVKFAQISTRKKTIIARSKTQDEYIRAMGKKELIFGTGPAGTGKTYLVCAYAAAMLERGEVDRIILSRPAVEAGERLGFLPGDMKEKVDPYLRPLYDALYDMMPPERVERALASGMIEIAPLAFMRGRTLANSAVILDEAQNTTSMQMKMFLTRLGEDSKMFITGDPSQVDLPRGTISGLVEALRVLKGVKGIACIKFTAEDVVRHALVARIVNAYDGDSEHMNRTGHNDGA, encoded by the coding sequence GATTATCGCTTTTGAGGATAATCGTTTAGCCAGTGACCTTTTTGGGCAATATGACCAAAATCTTGCGCTAATTGAGCAGAGTATTGGTGTTGAAGCCATCCGGCGGGGGAATCAGGTTACTCTTCGCGGTTATGAGGATGCTTGTGATCGCGCGCACCGCACCCTTGAAATTCTATATGAACAACTTAACCTAGGCCGTCCAATCGATAACGGCGAGATCGCTGGTATTGTTCGTATGGTAGAGGCTGAAAAAAGCCAGTTGGTGCTGCCGACTATGGAGAAACAGGCAAAAGTGAAATTTGCTCAAATATCCACGCGCAAGAAAACCATTATTGCGCGCTCTAAAACCCAAGACGAGTATATTCGCGCAATGGGTAAGAAAGAGCTTATTTTTGGTACAGGCCCCGCGGGAACAGGTAAAACATATCTCGTCTGCGCTTATGCTGCTGCCATGTTGGAACGCGGCGAGGTGGACCGGATTATTTTGTCACGCCCGGCCGTTGAAGCAGGTGAACGGCTTGGGTTTTTGCCCGGCGATATGAAGGAAAAGGTCGATCCTTATCTGCGCCCGCTATATGATGCGCTTTATGACATGATGCCGCCAGAACGTGTGGAGCGCGCCTTGGCGTCCGGCATGATCGAAATTGCTCCACTTGCCTTCATGCGTGGGCGCACTCTCGCCAATTCAGCGGTCATTCTTGATGAGGCACAAAACACAACCTCGATGCAGATGAAGATGTTTTTGACGCGGTTGGGTGAAGATTCAAAAATGTTCATCACAGGTGATCCAAGTCAGGTGGATCTGCCGCGCGGCACGATATCTGGCCTTGTGGAGGCTTTGCGCGTGTTGAAAGGTGTCAAAGGCATTGCATGCATCAAATTTACAGCCGAAGATGTGGTGCGCCACGCACTTGTCGCACGTATTGTAAACGCCTACGATGGTGATAGCGAGCACATGAACCGCACAGGACACAATGATGGCGCCTGA